The window GGATGGGGGCGAAGGGCACCTTCTTCACGCTGGGCTGGGTCGCCGAACGTTATCCGGCGCTCATCAAGCGGATCGTCGCGGGCGGGCATGAGCTGGCGAGCCACGGCTGGGATCATGGCCGCGTCTTTCAGATGACGCCAGAGCAGTTTCGCGCAGACGTCCGCAAGGCCAAGCAGGTGCTGGAGGATCTGGGCGGCACCGCCGTCACCGGCTATCGCGCGCCCAGCTTCTCGATCGATACGCGCACCCCGTGGGCGCATGCGATCCTGGCCGAGGAAGGCCATGTCTATTCGTCGAGCGTCGCGCCGGTCGTCCACGATCATTATGGATGGCCCGAAAGCCCGCGCTTCGCGTGGAAGCCGCTGCACGACAACTCCCTGATCGAACTGCCGGTCACGACCGCCAAGCTGCGGGGGCGGACACTGGCGGCGGGGGGCGGGGGCTTCTTCCGTCTGTTCCCTTATGCCTTTTCGCGCTGGGCGATCCGGCAGGTGAACGGCCTTGGCCAGCCTGCCATCTTCTACTTCCATCCGTGGGAGATCGATCCCGGCCAGCCGCGCGTCGCGAATGCCCCGCTCAAATCGAAGCTGCGCCATTATAGCCGCCTGTCCGCGATGGAGGGCAAGCTGGAGCGTGCGATCGGCGATTTCGCGTGGGGGCGGGTCGATGCGGTTGCGGCGAAGGCGGCGGAGGCGCTGGCCTGACATGATCGCGACCCGGCTGGCCGATCTCGACAGCCCCGCGGAGCGTGCCGCAATCCACGCCTATGTGATGGCGCATGATCAGGGCAGCGCGTTCCATCGGCCGGCATGGCTGATGGGTGTCGAGCGCGGGTGCAGGCAGACCGCGCGCTACCTGATCGCCGAGCGCGATGGCGCGATCGTCGGGCTGTTGCCGATGACCGAGGTTCATTCGCCTTTATTCGGTCGCGCGCTGGCTTCGGCGGGGTTTGCAGTGGGCGGCGGGCCGATCGCCGACGATCAGGTGATCGTCGATGCGCTGGCGGAGGCGGGCTGGACCTGGGCCGAGCGGCTGAGCTGCCCCTCGCTCGAACTGCGCGGTGGTGCGCTGCCTTCGGGGTCGGGCTGGCATGTCGAAGGCGGGATCTATGCCGGCTTCGCGCGTTCGCTGACCGCCGATGACGAGGCCGAATTGCTCGCCATCCCGCGCAAGCAGCGCGCCGAGGTGCGCAAGGCGCTTGGCTTCCCGCTGGAGGTGCGGATCGGAGCGAGCGAGATCGACCGGGCGCAGCATTATGCCGTCTATGCCGAAAGCGTCCGCAACCTCGGCACGCCGGTTTTCCCCCGATCGCTGTTCGACGCGGTGCTCGATGCATTCGGCGCGGATGCCGACATCCTGACCGTGCTGCACGAAGGCGTG is drawn from Sphingomonas crocodyli and contains these coding sequences:
- a CDS encoding XrtA system polysaccharide deacetylase translates to MVLNGLSVDIEDWFQVGAFEKTIDRSDWDSLAPRVERNTDAVIALFDRMGAKGTFFTLGWVAERYPALIKRIVAGGHELASHGWDHGRVFQMTPEQFRADVRKAKQVLEDLGGTAVTGYRAPSFSIDTRTPWAHAILAEEGHVYSSSVAPVVHDHYGWPESPRFAWKPLHDNSLIELPVTTAKLRGRTLAAGGGGFFRLFPYAFSRWAIRQVNGLGQPAIFYFHPWEIDPGQPRVANAPLKSKLRHYSRLSAMEGKLERAIGDFAWGRVDAVAAKAAEALA
- a CDS encoding FemAB family XrtA/PEP-CTERM system-associated protein, which produces MIATRLADLDSPAERAAIHAYVMAHDQGSAFHRPAWLMGVERGCRQTARYLIAERDGAIVGLLPMTEVHSPLFGRALASAGFAVGGGPIADDQVIVDALAEAGWTWAERLSCPSLELRGGALPSGSGWHVEGGIYAGFARSLTADDEAELLAIPRKQRAEVRKALGFPLEVRIGASEIDRAQHYAVYAESVRNLGTPVFPRSLFDAVLDAFGADADILTVLHEGVPLASVLSLYHKGVVLPYWGGGTHDARRWRANDMMYYALMNHARGQGMTAFDFGRSKFGTGAFAFKKNWGFEPVPLAYAIRTADGQEPRQINPTSPKYRLQVSLWQKLPLSIANRIGPWIARGLG